Sequence from the Methanosarcina siciliae T4/M genome:
ACAGGTGAGACTGAAGAAGATTATGGAGACACTCCAGGATTCAGTTCCCTGCTTGCTGTAACGGGAATTCTGGCGGGTACGGGGCTTCTGAGAAGGAGACGGGTCTGAAAGGCTTAAAAAGTTAAATAAGAGTCCGAATTTTCCCGGTTTTTCCGGGAGTCCTTTAGAGTCCTTTATCTTCTTAACTATCCTTTTTCGCCCGGTTACTTCACTTCCGTACTGCTAAATTCCAGTATCTTCTTTCCTTAATTTTTTCCCGTATTGAAAGACGGTTTTCAGGGTTCCGGGAAGTGTTCCCTTGAACGAGGGGACATTTATTCAGCTTATTATTTCTCTTAATCGCGTGTTGGTTTACAGGTTATTTTTCATTGGTTGACGGCTGGCCCGGAATAAGTTCGGCGCAGGGAAAGAGAACTGGAATATTTCCTTTGGGATTCCGGAATAGATCAGCAATGATTGTACTGCCTGCTCATTAGGATAAAAAAGATAAAATTAACAATCAGAACGTAGAACTTCCATAAAACCGTTGAATAAAATAGAAAATCAGGTGCCTTATAAAGGAGCGCGAAATATACCATCTAACAGAAGTAAAAGGAATCGAAACATGAAAGAACCCCAGAACCAGCTTAAAGCGAAAACCTTGATCCTGACTCATGGTGACTCTGACGGGATATGTTCGGGAGCAATTGCAAAAAGTGCCTATCCGGAAGCATATGTCTATTTCACAAGTCCTGTCAGTCTTCTGGACAAGTTAGATCTCATTGAAGACGTTGAGAATCTTATAATCTGCGATATTGCTATAGAGGAAAAGCGCTGTTCTGAACTCTACTCTGCACTCAATAAATTAGCGGAAGAATGCAACCTGTATTACATTGATCACCATCCGCTGCCGGAAGGGTGCGGAAAAGAGAACTGGTTTTTTCACGATACGGGGGTATGCGCCTCTGAACTCACTTACAGGGTATTTGAAGAGATCCTGAGCCAGGAAATGAGGAGAGTGGCAATCTACGGAGCTATAGGCGACTTCTGTGACAATACACCCTGTGTAAGAAGCTGGGTAAGAGATTGGGATAAAAGGAGCCTATTTTTTCAGGCCGGGACTCTGATACAGGCAATACTTCATAAGGGGAAAGACTATGATTTCAAGAGAATCCTGCTTGAACCCCTCTCAAAAGATGTAATTCCTTCAAATATTCCCGATCTGCTCGAGCTTGCCAGGGAAGCTGCAATTAACGAAGAGAAAATCAGGCTTTTTGTTAAAGAAAATGTGGAAGTCCTGAAAAACAGTGCGTATATTGTAAATACGAATAACTCCATCTCAAAGGCAGCGATCTATGCAGCCTCCTATGGCAAAAGGGAAGTGGGAATTGCAGCCGAATACCGGGAGAAAAAGGGTGTTTACGACCTGAGCATTCGTTCCCGGGGTAAGGCTGACATAAACCGTCTCCTTCGCTCAATTGCTCCTAAGTTTGGAGGGAGCGGCGGAGGACATCCTGTTGCAGCAGGAGCGCGTATTCCTGAAAATTCCCTTGAGGCTTTCCTCAGAGCTTTTGATAAAAAGCTTGGGGAAGCAAATGAGGTAAAATACAATGGAAACAAGTAAAACTGTATCTGAAAGCGGTATAAATCTCGAAATGATCTTTGTCGGGCGTTCAAATGTGGGCAAATCCTCCCTTCTAAAGGAGCTCTTCGGGGCAAAAGTGAAGGTAGGAAAACGCCCTGGTGTCACATTACGCCCAACTCACGTCCTGGTCTCCGACTTTCTCATTACGGATATGCCGGGTTTCGGTTTCATGAGCGGGGTAAAGGACCGGAAACAGGATATAGTGAAAGATAAAACCGTACATTATATTGAGGACAACGCCGAAAGGATCAAAATAGGGGTTCTTGTAATAGACGGACCTTCCTTCCCTGAAATTGTAGACCGCTGGGACTCAAGGGATCAGATCCCTATCGACGTTGAAATGTTTGATTTTCTGAGGGAAATAGGGATTGACACAATTGTTGCTGCAAACAAGATGGATAAAGTAAAAGCAGACGAGCATGACGAACTCCTTGATGAAGTCGCGGTGCGCCTCGGACTTGAGCCACCCTGGCAGAACTGGAAGCATATCATTGCTCCGATAAGCGCCAAAAAAGGAGAGTTGAAAGCCTTAAAGGGCCTCCTCCGGGACAGGCTGCATGAAATGAAAAGGGACGACCTGTTCAAGTATATTTGATTTTCTGTCTCGTGATCTAACCAGAATTAAAAAAAGTAAGAGTTAAAGTCTTTTCAGCTGCTGGCCGTAGACGCGCCCAATCCGCTGGATGGTATCGGCTTCTTCGGGGGCTTTATCGTCCCGGATACGGATAAAACGGGGAAAACGCAGGGCAAAGCCCGAATCGTAGTTGGGGCTTTTCTGGATTTCCTCAAAAGCGATTTCCAGAACAACCTTCGGCCTTATTGCAAAGACTCCTCCGGCTTCTCCGCCTTCCATCAGGCCGGAGAGCATTTCCGTGAGTTCCTTCAACTGCTCATCGGTAAGCCCTGTGCCAACCTTGCCAACCTGCATGAAGCGCATGGTCTCAGGGTCATAGCAGGCAACCGAATATGAACCTATCAGGTTTGCCCTGCGCCCGTAGCCCCATTCTGCTCCCACAACCACAAGGTCAAGGGTTTCCATAAGAGGTTTTTTCTTCAGCCAGTTTTTGCCACGTTTGCCTGGGGAATATGTCGAGTTCGGGTTTTTGACCATGACACCTTCATGTCCGGCATTCAAGGCTTCCCTGTAGATCTTTTCCACAAGCTCAAGGTCTCCGGTTATCACCTGCTCGTCCACGGAGATGGACTTTGAGTCTTCAACCGAGCTCTCCACACAGGATTCAAGAGCTTTTCGCCGTTCAACAAGGGGGAGATCGATCAGGGTTTTTCCGTTCAGGTACATAATGTCAAAGAGGTTGAGCTGGATAGGAATTCCGAGCGCTTTTTCCTCTACATCGTACTTGCGCCGAAAACGCTTGAGGATCTCCTGAAAAGCCCTGGGTTTTCCGTTTTCATCCACAGCTACGGCTTCCCCGTCAAGAATTGCGGACTCGGCTTTTACATGTTTCCGGACTATTCCGACAAGGTCAGGGAGGGAATTTGTGACGTTTTCAAGCTTCCGGGAAAAAAGAGTAACCGAATTTCCGCTCTTATGGATCTGAACCCTTGCCCCATCGAATTTCCACTCAATTGCAGCTTCCTTCATTTCCCTTATATCGGCATCTATATCAGGGCTGATCTGAGAGAGCATCATTTTTATGGGGCGATTTATCTCGATCCCCAGACTCTCAAGGGCTTCTATCCCGTCTTTCTTGGCAGCTGCAGCAACTATCCCCAGATCATTTGTGACCATGAAGGCATGTTCTACCTTATCCGCAGGGACGGAAAAGGCTCTGGCAATCGCATCCCGGACAACGCCTTCTCCTACCCCAATTCGAAGTTCCTCAAGGGCAAGCCTGGAAATGTACTTTGCTTCCCTTGGAGTTGAGGAATTAAAGAGGAACTGAAGGTTTTTTATTTTGAGTTCCTGAGAACCTTTCCCAGAGGCTTCCGAAGCTGTTTTGAACCGCTGGTAAACCTCAGTTATCGAAAGTTCCGGCTGCTCCTCGAGGAAAGAAGAAAATGTCACCTGATTTTTCCTTTTCTCCTTTAAAATAAGAAGTGCGGTTTCCCCTATGTCTCCTGTGGTCCGGATAAGAGATTCTATACTTCTTATAGACATTCCGGAGGCTTTGGAGAGAGAACTATACAGCAGGCTTGTGCCGATCCCGAGTTGCTTTCCACTCCAGGCAGGAAAAACCTCACTCATTATAAAATGAGTTGCAAGAGGCAGTTCTTCCACGTCGACATTTTTGAGAAGGTCGGCAACCTTATTTGTAGTTTCTATAGTGCTCGATATCTTTTCAATCGCCTGGCAGATTTCTGCAAATTCCCTGAAGCTTGTCATGATCCACGCAGTTTTTTCGTTTTATTTTTTCGGATTCTGGTCTCTGAACGCCGATATTTTCCAGTGATTACCGATTTCCGTAAATTGCAACAAGGTCGCTGAGAATCGCACTTGCGGTTTCGATCGGGCCTGCACCTCTTCCCGTAACCGTTATCTCACCGGCAAGCTCGGTGTCTATGGAAGCTACATTCAGGGTGCCTCCCACAGCAAGAGGGTGGTTAATAGGCACAAGCCTTGGAGCAACATGTATCCGTTCCCGGCTGACCTCTCCTATGAGTTTGATCACGTGCCCGCTTTCGTAAGCCATTTCCAGGGCTTCGGGTGCGATTTTTGTGATCCCGGTAACCTCAACGTCCTTATATGTCACATCAAGCCCGAAAATTGCATTGGCAAGAATTACCAGTTTGCAGGCGGTATCAATACCTTCGACATCGTATGTAGGATCGGTTTCGGCAATTCCGAGTTCCATGGACTCGGCAAGAATATCCTTATAACTTGCCCTTTCTTCAAGCATTCTGGTGAGGATATAGTTACATGTCCCATTAAGAATTCCCTTGATACTTCGGAGCCTGTTTCCGGCAAGGACTTCGTTTGCCAGGTTAATAACGGGCATGGAGCCTCCGACCGCAGCTTCGAACCTGAAATTTGACCCGGCTGCTTTTGCAACTTCCATAAGTTCCCTGTACTTCAGGGTAAGCGGCCCTTTATTTGAGGTAATAATATCCTTGCCTGTCTCGAAGGCTGCAAGCATGTTCTGAAGCCCTGCGCCTCCTGTAACAATATTTGTAGGAGTGGTTTCTATTACCAGCTCATGGGGTACTGTCCTTATGATCTCGACTCCTGTGAGCTTTTCTATAGCAACCGTGCCCTTTGTTCTCTTGCGGGCAAGGCAGTCGGCCAGATCCACTCCTGCAGGATTAACAGTAGCTCCTTTCGAATCCACGACTGCAATAACGAGAACTTCCAGCCCGATACTTTTCAGATACCCCTTTTTCATAAGGAGTACCTCGGCCACACCCTGTCCAATTGCCCCAAATCCGAGAATAGAGCAGTGCACTGTTTTCATGTTTTCAAATCCCCTTATTTTTTTCAGGCCTGGATGTCTATTGGAAGTACCATAAGCAGGTCTTTTCTTGTCGAGACCTTTTTAAGGATGTCAAGCGCCTTTTGCAGGTCCTCTTTTCCCACAGCGTCGATTCTGATCAGGGCTGAGGAAAGCAGGTCAATACCCGGCATGGACAGCGAGAGGTCAACAACCTCCGCAAACCCGGTCTTGTCAATCTCATCGATCGTATCCTGGATTCCTGTATGGACTACGTGCCCTATAAGGACTACATTTATACTCTCTCTGAAACGGTGTTCTCCAACCTTTACAACTCTTATCCCGTTTTCCTCAAGCTTTGCTTTGATTGCTTCTATGCTCTCAGGATTTATCTCAAGTACAAGCTGTACAGGTACTGTTTTTCTGGGGGTCCGCTTCTGGTGGTGGTGTAAAACAGTTATCAGGTTAGCTTTGAATTCCGAAAGAGGCTGGAGGGCTAAAAGCATCTGCCCGGGCACATCTTTTAATTCAATGTCCATGGAAACTCGCATACTGTCCCTCATGCAATTTGAATCCGATTTGAAGTATATGTAAGATCTGAAGTCCAAGTGAGATGTATCAATTTAATAACTACCATATGATTTTATAAATATCAATTAATTTAATAAATATCAATTAATTGAATAAATATCAATTAATTTAATAAATATCAAATAATTTATCGGTTGAATAAATGCCAAATTAATATCCAGCAGTTTTATTCGGTCAGCTTCTGCGAAGGTTAATCAGCATATTTATAATAATGCCGGCATATGACTCTATATCAGCGTATGAAACCGGCTATTATAAAATGGGATCGAGAGATCTCATGTACCGAATATTTCTAATTTTTATTAATCTTTCCTGCTGCTTAGTAGATGAATTCAGTTAAATAGTTTGCTATTTACGGTATTTGCGATTTACGTTTTTTCAAAAGATGTAAAGTAACGTCTTATTTTGTTATAAGTTATTGTGAAGTTCCGTTTTCCCCTGATTCCTTCCTGCTCTGGATTCCCGCCTGCTTGACAATCTCTCCATCCGGAATCCGGATAATATTCCCTCTACCTCTTTTGAACTTTTCAATCAATCCGCGTTCTTCAAGATCCGAAAGCATAAGGCTAACTTTTGACTCCGAATACGGAGACTTTTTGCGGAGTTCTCTCTGAGTGATTCTATTTCCATTATCCCGGATCAGGTCCATAATCCCTTTAAGGTCGTCCGGGAGGTTTATCTCAGGGCTTTCAGAGTTTTCGGAGCCCGGTGAATCAAGGCCCTCTTCAAATGAGTGGACGGACTGGGAAATACCAGGTACTTTTGAGACTTCCGGCAGCTTTACATTTTGCTGCACAGGAAGTTCTGTCTCAGATATGTCCCCTGACTGTGTTTCCAAGTTATGAGCTTCAGAAGGCTCAGAGTTTATCCCAGAGGCCTCAATACCGACTTTATCGGGGTTTGAATCTCCTACTGTTTCAGCGGGTACTGTGAACTTTTCAGATCCTGATGTATCTCGTTCTGATGTTTCCGATTCTGATGAAACATGTAATATTCCTGCTTTCTCCGGGAAACCTGCGGTCTTTTCTGGAGGGGTACTTTTTCTCCTGATTAAGAAATAACCCGCGATCAGCAGGATACAGAGTGCGAGTAATACAAGAGCTAAAACCGCATTCTGTGAGTTTGCCTGGGGTTGGGGCTCTGCTTCCCCAAAATCCAGGTCAACATTTTCCAGGTTCTCCTGGTCAAGTAGATCTTCCGGGTAGGTGGGGAAGAGTAAAAGGTCATGAACGTATTCCCCATCATCATCGGAAACTATAACTTCTTTTTCAGCCGTATAAACGACAATATTCTCTTCAAAATAATTGGCAGTTATCAGGTAGGTTCCCGGAGTAAGGTTAAAAGAGTATTCGGCATTCGTTGCAACAAAGTTCTGCTCCGGGGTAGAATTGATTTCAAGTACTGTATTTTCGAGAGGTTTGAAGCTGTACCACTCATATACGGTCCCGTGAATCGTCGCCGCAAGTGCGTTTCCCTGAACACACATTAGGAATAATAATACACAGGCAATCTTGCAGAGCTTTCTAAAATTCACGAAGCTTTAAATGGTTT
This genomic interval carries:
- a CDS encoding ATP-dependent DNA ligase gives rise to the protein MTSFREFAEICQAIEKISSTIETTNKVADLLKNVDVEELPLATHFIMSEVFPAWSGKQLGIGTSLLYSSLSKASGMSIRSIESLIRTTGDIGETALLILKEKRKNQVTFSSFLEEQPELSITEVYQRFKTASEASGKGSQELKIKNLQFLFNSSTPREAKYISRLALEELRIGVGEGVVRDAIARAFSVPADKVEHAFMVTNDLGIVAAAAKKDGIEALESLGIEINRPIKMMLSQISPDIDADIREMKEAAIEWKFDGARVQIHKSGNSVTLFSRKLENVTNSLPDLVGIVRKHVKAESAILDGEAVAVDENGKPRAFQEILKRFRRKYDVEEKALGIPIQLNLFDIMYLNGKTLIDLPLVERRKALESCVESSVEDSKSISVDEQVITGDLELVEKIYREALNAGHEGVMVKNPNSTYSPGKRGKNWLKKKPLMETLDLVVVGAEWGYGRRANLIGSYSVACYDPETMRFMQVGKVGTGLTDEQLKELTEMLSGLMEGGEAGGVFAIRPKVVLEIAFEEIQKSPNYDSGFALRFPRFIRIRDDKAPEEADTIQRIGRVYGQQLKRL
- a CDS encoding homoserine dehydrogenase: MKTVHCSILGFGAIGQGVAEVLLMKKGYLKSIGLEVLVIAVVDSKGATVNPAGVDLADCLARKRTKGTVAIEKLTGVEIIRTVPHELVIETTPTNIVTGGAGLQNMLAAFETGKDIITSNKGPLTLKYRELMEVAKAAGSNFRFEAAVGGSMPVINLANEVLAGNRLRSIKGILNGTCNYILTRMLEERASYKDILAESMELGIAETDPTYDVEGIDTACKLVILANAIFGLDVTYKDVEVTGITKIAPEALEMAYESGHVIKLIGEVSRERIHVAPRLVPINHPLAVGGTLNVASIDTELAGEITVTGRGAGPIETASAILSDLVAIYGNR
- a CDS encoding single-stranded-DNA-specific exonuclease RecJ, whose translation is MKEPQNQLKAKTLILTHGDSDGICSGAIAKSAYPEAYVYFTSPVSLLDKLDLIEDVENLIICDIAIEEKRCSELYSALNKLAEECNLYYIDHHPLPEGCGKENWFFHDTGVCASELTYRVFEEILSQEMRRVAIYGAIGDFCDNTPCVRSWVRDWDKRSLFFQAGTLIQAILHKGKDYDFKRILLEPLSKDVIPSNIPDLLELAREAAINEEKIRLFVKENVEVLKNSAYIVNTNNSISKAAIYAASYGKREVGIAAEYREKKGVYDLSIRSRGKADINRLLRSIAPKFGGSGGGHPVAAGARIPENSLEAFLRAFDKKLGEANEVKYNGNK
- the engB gene encoding GTP-binding protein EngB is translated as METSKTVSESGINLEMIFVGRSNVGKSSLLKELFGAKVKVGKRPGVTLRPTHVLVSDFLITDMPGFGFMSGVKDRKQDIVKDKTVHYIEDNAERIKIGVLVIDGPSFPEIVDRWDSRDQIPIDVEMFDFLREIGIDTIVAANKMDKVKADEHDELLDEVAVRLGLEPPWQNWKHIIAPISAKKGELKALKGLLRDRLHEMKRDDLFKYI
- a CDS encoding helix-turn-helix transcriptional regulator, whose translation is MCVQGNALAATIHGTVYEWYSFKPLENTVLEINSTPEQNFVATNAEYSFNLTPGTYLITANYFEENIVVYTAEKEVIVSDDDGEYVHDLLLFPTYPEDLLDQENLENVDLDFGEAEPQPQANSQNAVLALVLLALCILLIAGYFLIRRKSTPPEKTAGFPEKAGILHVSSESETSERDTSGSEKFTVPAETVGDSNPDKVGIEASGINSEPSEAHNLETQSGDISETELPVQQNVKLPEVSKVPGISQSVHSFEEGLDSPGSENSESPEINLPDDLKGIMDLIRDNGNRITQRELRKKSPYSESKVSLMLSDLEERGLIEKFKRGRGNIIRIPDGEIVKQAGIQSRKESGENGTSQ
- a CDS encoding amino acid-binding protein translates to MRVSMDIELKDVPGQMLLALQPLSEFKANLITVLHHHQKRTPRKTVPVQLVLEINPESIEAIKAKLEENGIRVVKVGEHRFRESINVVLIGHVVHTGIQDTIDEIDKTGFAEVVDLSLSMPGIDLLSSALIRIDAVGKEDLQKALDILKKVSTRKDLLMVLPIDIQA